A part of Vibrio sp. B1FLJ16 genomic DNA contains:
- the carA gene encoding glutamine-hydrolyzing carbamoyl-phosphate synthase small subunit, translating to MGKLALLVLQDGTVFRGVSIGADGVSVGEVVFNTSMTGYQEILTDPSYSQQIVTLTYPHIGNTGTTSEDEESSSIHAQGLVIRDLPLIASNFRNEQSLSDYLKSQNIVGIADIDTRKLTRILREKGAQNGCIVAGDNLDEALALAKAKEFPGLKGMDLAKVVTTKEAYQWKQGSWTLEGGLPEAKDDSELPYHVVAYDFGAKRNILRMLVDRGCRLTVVPAETSAEEVLALNPDGVFLSNGPGDPEPCTYAIEATKVFLEKGLPIFGICLGHQILALASGAKTVKMKFGHHGANHPVKDLDRNVVMITSQNHGFAADEATLPENLRATHVSLFDGSLQGIHRTDKPAFSFQGHPEASPGPHDAAPLFDHFIELIKKHSA from the coding sequence TTGGGTAAATTAGCACTGTTAGTCCTACAAGATGGGACAGTGTTCCGCGGAGTGTCCATTGGGGCAGATGGCGTATCCGTCGGTGAAGTTGTTTTCAATACCTCAATGACGGGGTATCAAGAAATCCTCACTGATCCTTCTTATTCTCAACAAATCGTTACTCTTACTTATCCTCACATTGGCAATACCGGAACCACTTCCGAAGATGAAGAATCCTCTTCAATTCATGCACAAGGCCTTGTGATTCGCGACCTTCCTCTTATCGCTTCTAACTTCCGTAATGAACAATCACTGTCTGATTACCTTAAATCACAAAATATCGTTGGTATCGCTGATATTGATACGCGCAAACTGACTCGTATCTTGCGTGAGAAAGGTGCGCAGAATGGTTGCATCGTTGCAGGTGACAATCTGGACGAGGCTTTAGCGCTGGCAAAAGCGAAAGAGTTCCCTGGTCTGAAAGGAATGGACCTGGCGAAAGTTGTGACAACTAAAGAAGCGTACCAATGGAAACAAGGTTCGTGGACTCTTGAAGGTGGACTTCCAGAAGCGAAAGATGACAGCGAGTTGCCATACCATGTTGTTGCATACGACTTCGGTGCGAAACGCAACATTCTACGCATGCTGGTTGACCGCGGCTGCCGCTTAACAGTTGTACCGGCTGAAACATCAGCAGAAGAAGTACTTGCTCTTAATCCAGATGGTGTTTTCCTGTCGAATGGCCCTGGTGACCCAGAACCATGTACTTATGCAATTGAAGCGACAAAAGTATTCCTGGAAAAAGGCTTACCAATCTTCGGTATCTGTCTTGGCCACCAAATCCTGGCGTTGGCGTCTGGTGCTAAAACTGTGAAGATGAAGTTTGGCCACCATGGTGCTAACCACCCGGTAAAAGATTTAGACCGTAATGTTGTGATGATTACTTCTCAAAACCACGGTTTTGCGGCAGACGAAGCAACATTACCAGAAAACTTACGTGCTACTCACGTATCGCTATTTGATGGCTCTTTACAGGGTATTCACCGTACAGATAAGCCAGCATTTAGCTTCCAAGGTCACCCAGAAGCGAGCCCGGGTCCACATGACGCGGCACCGCTATTTGACCACTTTATCGAACTAATCAAAAAACACAGCGCTTAA
- the dapB gene encoding 4-hydroxy-tetrahydrodipicolinate reductase — protein sequence MVRIAIAGAAGRMGRNLVKASHHNQEASVSAGSERPESSLVGVDIGELCGEGKFDVVLTDDLAKEVDNFDVIIDFTAPVSTLANLELCKQHGKSIVIGTTGFSDEERALIDEVSKQVPVVMAPNYSVGVNLVFKLLEKAAKVMGDYCDIEIVEAHHRHKVDAPSGTAIGMGEAIAGAMGNKLNDVAVYAREGITGERTKDEIGFATIRAGDIVGEHTAMFADIGERVEITHKATDRMTFANGAVKAAVWLSSKPAGFYTMTDVLGLNEL from the coding sequence AAGCATCGGTATCGGCGGGATCAGAGCGCCCCGAGTCTTCATTGGTCGGTGTTGATATCGGCGAACTTTGTGGAGAAGGGAAATTTGATGTCGTACTGACGGATGATCTTGCTAAAGAAGTGGATAACTTTGATGTCATCATCGATTTTACTGCACCAGTAAGTACCCTGGCGAACCTTGAGTTGTGCAAACAGCATGGTAAGAGCATTGTTATTGGTACTACCGGCTTTAGCGATGAGGAACGAGCGCTTATCGATGAAGTTTCAAAACAGGTTCCTGTCGTGATGGCTCCGAATTACTCTGTGGGTGTGAACTTAGTCTTCAAACTGTTGGAGAAAGCGGCCAAAGTGATGGGGGACTACTGTGATATCGAGATTGTCGAAGCGCACCACCGCCATAAAGTAGATGCACCATCTGGTACCGCAATCGGTATGGGAGAGGCAATTGCCGGTGCGATGGGTAACAAGCTTAATGATGTGGCTGTTTATGCGCGTGAAGGTATCACCGGTGAGCGAACCAAAGATGAAATTGGTTTCGCGACCATTCGTGCCGGAGATATTGTCGGTGAGCACACGGCAATGTTTGCTGATATTGGTGAGCGTGTTGAAATCACCCACAAAGCGACTGATCGTATGACATTCGCAAATGGTGCGGTGAAAGCTGCTGTCTGGTTGAGTTCGAAACCGGCTGGATTCTATACCATGACCGATGTACTGGGTTTGAATGAACTATAA